The Drosophila bipectinata strain 14024-0381.07 chromosome 2L, DbipHiC1v2, whole genome shotgun sequence genome has a segment encoding these proteins:
- the LOC138925877 gene encoding uncharacterized protein, with translation MFGQHMFSNGGDYQLARKLKALNESEIQQLRRSEKQQVQRSGIKERIHQAYEDAARRYNLKTKEVKYLPGQEVFKRNFVLSNLRKNINDKFCKKYVKFRVCKVLGNSLYALENLRGQPIVVFHAKDLKQ, from the coding sequence ATGTTCGGGCAACATATGTTTTCGAACGGTGGAGATTACCAACTGGCCCGAAAGCTAAAAGCGTTGAACGAGTCGGAGATTCAGCAGCTACGAAGATCGGAGAAACAGCAAGTCCAGCGTTCCGGGATAAAGGAACGTATTCACCAGGCCTACGAAGATGCGGCGCGGAGgtacaatttaaaaaccaaGGAAGTCAAGTACTTACCGGGACAAGAAGTGTTTAAGCGGAACTTTGTACTTAGCAATCTCCGCAAGAACATCAACGACAAGTTCtgcaaaaaatatgttaagTTTAGGGTATGCAAAGTTCTGGGCAACTCACTATACGCGCTGGAGAACCTACGAGGGCAACCGATAGTCGTCTTTCATGCCAAAGATTTGAAACAATGA